The following coding sequences lie in one Myxococcus xanthus genomic window:
- a CDS encoding serine/threonine-protein kinase, giving the protein MEPEQNPYQVGRYRLSARIATGGMAEVYLGRRIEDDGSRGPSVAVKRLMPHLASDRRVVQMFLNEARITAQVRHPNVVTIIELGMEGTEPFIAMELLEGRSFAELRQEAAEHGHRVPLGITLRVLVEACRGLDAAHRAVDEAGRPLRIVHRDFTPDNIHVGVNGAVKVIDFGIAKADALGSGTEPGILKGKFFYMSPEMIAGKPVDHRADLFAAGVMLYEQLCGRRPFTGLSADEVLGRIAEGRPKPPTAFDPSVPTALELVCLTALAREPAARFDSLEDFIAAIESIGGAAEMATPEQLAAYVDSLFPPDRDPKRLALRRARLADPSHGSTPAPHTRPILGVVDAPTAWPQVSRTTNPDAATVAGATRKAPTGTAASTAQDEHAPSRRRSRMVPLIAGVLALGAVGAGATWFLTRPAAPPAERLARAESASTADAKAAALEGLASDDRASAEELSRAGALLLEAGAHAQALALADGFVARFPKDIEAHLIAARAATELRLGKRAERALEEATALAPKDLRPPLALAELRERQGDIPGALAALATVHARKPGSSEVTPRYGLLLSQSGRLDEAASVLSAWTRSHDDAASLAELGFVRFRQQRVDEAATLLKRAIRKAPKLAVAHYYLGAVLFRQGDTAGAERAYVEADRLSPEDPRALASRCQLHAHTGNTAGVTEVKRALSERFPTRAEALAAECVAVK; this is encoded by the coding sequence TTGGAGCCGGAGCAGAACCCCTATCAGGTGGGTCGCTACCGACTGTCCGCGCGAATCGCGACAGGCGGCATGGCGGAGGTGTACCTGGGCCGCCGCATCGAGGACGACGGCAGCCGTGGGCCCTCGGTCGCGGTGAAGCGGTTGATGCCGCACCTCGCCTCGGACCGGCGCGTGGTGCAGATGTTCCTCAACGAGGCCCGCATCACCGCGCAGGTGCGACACCCCAACGTCGTCACCATCATCGAGCTGGGCATGGAGGGCACCGAGCCCTTCATCGCCATGGAGTTGCTGGAGGGACGTTCGTTCGCCGAGCTGCGTCAGGAGGCCGCCGAGCACGGACACCGCGTGCCGCTGGGCATCACCCTGCGCGTGCTGGTGGAGGCCTGCCGGGGCCTGGACGCGGCGCACCGCGCCGTGGATGAAGCGGGCCGGCCGCTGCGCATCGTCCACCGCGACTTCACGCCCGACAACATCCACGTGGGTGTGAATGGCGCGGTGAAGGTCATCGACTTCGGCATCGCCAAGGCGGACGCGCTGGGCTCGGGCACGGAGCCCGGCATCCTCAAGGGCAAGTTCTTCTACATGTCGCCGGAGATGATTGCCGGCAAGCCGGTGGACCACCGCGCCGACCTGTTCGCCGCGGGCGTCATGCTCTACGAGCAGCTCTGTGGCCGCCGGCCCTTCACCGGACTGTCCGCCGACGAGGTGCTGGGCCGCATCGCGGAGGGACGCCCCAAGCCGCCCACTGCCTTCGACCCGTCCGTACCCACCGCGCTGGAGCTGGTGTGCCTCACCGCGCTGGCCCGAGAGCCGGCCGCGCGCTTCGACAGCCTGGAAGACTTCATCGCCGCCATCGAGTCGATTGGTGGCGCAGCGGAGATGGCCACGCCTGAGCAGTTGGCCGCCTACGTGGATTCGCTCTTCCCTCCGGACCGCGACCCCAAGCGACTGGCCCTGCGGCGCGCGCGGCTCGCGGACCCGTCCCATGGAAGTACGCCGGCGCCCCACACCCGGCCCATCCTGGGCGTGGTCGACGCGCCCACCGCGTGGCCCCAGGTCTCCCGGACCACGAACCCCGACGCGGCGACGGTGGCGGGCGCCACGCGGAAGGCACCCACGGGCACGGCCGCCTCCACCGCCCAGGATGAGCACGCCCCGAGCAGGCGACGCTCGCGCATGGTCCCGCTCATCGCGGGCGTGCTCGCGCTGGGTGCAGTGGGCGCGGGCGCGACGTGGTTCCTCACGCGTCCCGCAGCGCCCCCCGCCGAACGCCTGGCCCGGGCGGAGTCCGCCTCCACGGCGGATGCGAAGGCGGCTGCCCTGGAGGGACTGGCGTCGGATGACCGAGCAAGCGCGGAGGAGCTGAGCCGGGCGGGCGCGCTGCTGCTGGAAGCCGGCGCGCACGCGCAGGCCCTGGCCCTGGCGGATGGCTTCGTCGCGCGCTTTCCCAAGGACATCGAAGCGCACCTCATCGCCGCGCGCGCCGCCACGGAGTTGCGACTGGGCAAGCGAGCCGAGCGCGCCCTCGAGGAGGCCACCGCGCTGGCCCCCAAGGACCTCCGCCCACCGCTGGCGCTGGCCGAGCTGCGCGAGCGTCAGGGGGACATCCCGGGCGCGCTGGCCGCGCTGGCCACGGTCCACGCCCGGAAGCCCGGCTCCTCGGAGGTGACGCCCCGCTACGGCCTGCTGCTCTCGCAGAGTGGCCGGCTGGATGAGGCCGCCAGCGTGCTCTCCGCGTGGACACGCTCCCACGATGACGCCGCGAGCCTCGCCGAGCTGGGCTTCGTGCGCTTCCGACAGCAGCGCGTGGACGAGGCCGCCACCCTGCTCAAGCGCGCGATTCGGAAGGCGCCCAAGCTCGCCGTGGCGCACTACTACCTGGGGGCCGTGCTCTTCCGGCAAGGCGACACCGCGGGCGCCGAGCGTGCCTACGTCGAAGCGGACCGGCTCTCTCCCGAGGACCCACGAGCGCTGGCCTCCCGTTGCCAGCTCCACGCCCACACCGGCAACACGGCGGGGGTCACCGAGGTGAAGCGCGCCTTGTCCGAGCGCTTCCCGACGCGCGCGGAGGCCCTGGCCGCGGAGTGCGTCGCGGTGAAATGA
- a CDS encoding glycosyltransferase family 4 protein encodes MRMASGMDGQETHAPPHEGRHAHGHDATSNRAVRRVLMTADAVGDVWTYALELTRALAPHGVEVTLATMGAPLTSAQWAEARGIPNLTVEEGRFRLEWMEDPWDDVRSAGDWLLALERRVRPDVVHLNGYVHGALPWLHRPLVVGHACRLSWWRAVKGEDAPACHARYREAVTAGLGAAGRVVTPSRDLLDSLQMHYGPLTAAEVIPHGRRADRVPPRSEREPFILGVGSPWDAAKNLTVLDAAAPRLGWPVRLAGDARHPSERKAEPRHLQWMGHLEPHVLAAWMSRASIFVLPARYAPFGLTALEAALSGCALVLGDIPALREVWGDGAACFVPPDDVDALVETLERLREDTGLRTRLALRARAWALTYTPRRMASRYLSAYASLVGTQGVLSPAGTPTH; translated from the coding sequence ATGCGCATGGCGAGTGGAATGGACGGCCAGGAGACCCATGCCCCACCCCACGAGGGCAGGCATGCGCACGGCCATGACGCCACGTCGAACCGGGCGGTGCGGCGGGTGCTGATGACAGCCGACGCCGTGGGCGACGTCTGGACGTACGCGCTGGAGCTGACCCGGGCGCTCGCGCCGCACGGGGTGGAGGTGACGCTGGCGACCATGGGGGCGCCGCTCACCAGCGCGCAGTGGGCGGAGGCGCGGGGCATTCCCAATCTCACCGTGGAGGAAGGGCGCTTCCGGTTGGAGTGGATGGAAGACCCGTGGGACGACGTGCGCTCGGCGGGCGACTGGCTGCTCGCGCTGGAGCGCCGCGTGCGTCCGGACGTGGTGCACCTCAATGGCTACGTGCACGGGGCGCTGCCGTGGCTGCACCGGCCCCTGGTGGTGGGGCACGCATGCCGCCTGTCGTGGTGGCGGGCGGTGAAGGGCGAGGACGCGCCCGCATGCCATGCGCGCTATCGCGAGGCCGTCACCGCGGGCCTCGGCGCCGCGGGCCGGGTGGTGACGCCGAGCCGGGACCTGCTCGACTCCCTCCAGATGCACTATGGCCCGCTGACCGCCGCGGAGGTCATCCCCCATGGGCGGCGCGCGGACCGGGTGCCACCTCGCTCGGAGCGGGAGCCCTTCATCCTCGGCGTGGGCAGTCCGTGGGACGCCGCGAAGAATCTCACCGTGCTGGACGCCGCCGCGCCCCGCCTGGGTTGGCCGGTGCGGCTCGCGGGAGACGCGCGCCATCCCTCCGAGCGGAAGGCGGAGCCGCGCCACCTCCAGTGGATGGGGCACCTGGAGCCGCATGTCCTGGCGGCGTGGATGTCGCGCGCATCCATCTTCGTGCTGCCGGCCCGATACGCGCCCTTTGGCCTCACCGCGCTGGAGGCGGCCCTGTCCGGCTGCGCGCTGGTGCTGGGCGACATTCCGGCGCTGCGCGAGGTGTGGGGAGATGGGGCCGCGTGCTTCGTGCCCCCGGACGACGTGGATGCCCTGGTGGAGACGCTGGAGCGGCTGCGCGAGGACACCGGGCTGCGCACCCGGCTGGCCTTGCGCGCGCGGGCGTGGGCGCTGACGTACACGCCCCGGCGGATGGCCAGCCGCTACCTCTCCGCCTACGCCAGCCTCGTGGGCACGCAGGGGGTGCTGTCTCCAGCGGGCACCCCCACGCACTGA
- a CDS encoding GNAT family N-acetyltransferase — protein MEILRATPSEHTLLRNLYPLYLHDLSEFGVDYAMDEQGRWRPDFLPTWLIPAPEVHPLLLRWEGRVVGFAFVGQSPFSYMTPGRDFRMSEFFILRNERRIGLGRLAARAVFDLFPGIWELSQLPRNRPAIAFWRRVIDEYTGGAFEDTFIDGCPAQVFDSRQRVAPAQRR, from the coding sequence ATGGAGATTCTCCGAGCGACTCCGTCCGAGCACACACTGCTTCGAAACCTCTACCCGCTCTACCTCCACGACCTGAGCGAGTTCGGCGTCGACTACGCCATGGACGAACAGGGGCGCTGGCGGCCGGACTTCCTGCCCACGTGGCTGATTCCCGCCCCCGAGGTCCACCCCCTGCTGCTGCGCTGGGAGGGCCGCGTCGTGGGCTTCGCCTTCGTGGGACAGTCCCCCTTCTCCTACATGACGCCTGGACGCGACTTCCGGATGAGCGAGTTCTTCATCCTGCGAAACGAGCGGCGCATCGGCCTGGGCCGGCTCGCGGCCAGGGCCGTGTTCGACCTCTTCCCCGGCATCTGGGAGCTGTCCCAACTGCCGCGCAACCGCCCGGCCATCGCCTTCTGGCGCAGGGTCATCGACGAGTACACGGGGGGCGCCTTCGAGGACACCTTCATCGATGGTTGCCCCGCGCAGGTCTTCGACAGCCGGCAGCGCGTGGCGCCCGCTCAGAGACGGTAG
- a CDS encoding peroxiredoxin, with amino-acid sequence MLVPLLVAGFFSGAIPQAGETAPDFTAKDSAGNVYTLSEMVKRGPVILAFFPKAFTGGCTRELKAYRDRYADVEKAQGQVLAISMDDAESLTRFKAELKAPFPFIPDPEGKVVSAYDVKMPLLSVPKRYTFVVGEGLKILKVESGNDAINPHGAIVACPLRKPAGADAKTPDSGTK; translated from the coding sequence ATGCTCGTGCCATTGCTCGTTGCGGGATTCTTCAGCGGTGCCATTCCCCAGGCCGGAGAGACGGCGCCGGACTTCACGGCGAAGGACTCCGCGGGGAACGTCTACACGTTGTCGGAGATGGTGAAGAGGGGCCCCGTCATCCTGGCCTTCTTCCCCAAGGCCTTCACGGGCGGCTGCACCCGCGAGCTCAAGGCGTACCGGGACCGTTACGCGGACGTGGAGAAGGCGCAGGGGCAGGTGTTGGCCATCAGCATGGATGACGCGGAGTCGCTCACGCGCTTCAAGGCCGAACTGAAGGCGCCGTTCCCGTTCATCCCCGACCCTGAAGGGAAGGTCGTCTCCGCCTATGACGTGAAGATGCCGCTGCTGTCGGTGCCGAAGCGGTACACGTTCGTCGTGGGGGAGGGCCTGAAGATTCTCAAGGTCGAGTCCGGCAACGACGCCATCAACCCGCACGGAGCGATTGTCGCGTGCCCGCTGCGCAAGCCGGCCGGCGCGGACGCGAAGACGCCGGATTCGGGCACGAAGTAG
- a CDS encoding amidohydrolase family protein — MGTVLKGGYVVELEPALVERVDLRIEGERIVARGPDLTPGPDDEVVALSGKLVFPGLVSAHHRLYAVLGRGMPRPPLETYQEILEQVAWPYENALDLDAVQVAGCAGGLEALQCGTTTVCDLHSSPKAISGSLVRLARGLHEVGVRGVLAYAVSDRQGALGREEGLEETVSFAKKAKGRFRGQVGAAPCFTIGPDALSGLAEALKALGDGGLHLPLAEDPLDERLSNENYGASPVSRLLEAGLLSPKSQLAHVGHLDWADLAQVIATGAWLVHTPRANQGLEVGYAPALKFGARATLGADGVSADLFAEAQAAYLRSREAGQPIDVLRYLANGHRMASQIFDASVGPMREGSLADLLILDYLPATPLTAENLAWHVVFGLGSRHVEAVMVDGVWRMWARRPLSVSPSVVAEQAREAASAVWARMAEAAKK; from the coding sequence TTGGGCACAGTCCTCAAGGGTGGTTACGTCGTCGAACTGGAGCCAGCGCTGGTCGAGCGCGTGGACTTGCGCATCGAAGGAGAGCGAATCGTCGCCCGTGGGCCGGACCTGACGCCGGGCCCGGATGACGAAGTCGTGGCGCTGTCGGGCAAGCTCGTCTTCCCGGGGCTGGTGAGCGCGCACCACCGCCTGTACGCGGTGCTGGGCCGTGGCATGCCGCGCCCGCCGCTGGAGACCTACCAGGAAATCCTCGAGCAGGTGGCCTGGCCGTACGAGAACGCGCTCGACCTGGACGCCGTGCAGGTGGCGGGCTGTGCCGGAGGGCTGGAGGCACTTCAGTGCGGCACCACCACCGTGTGCGATTTGCACTCCTCGCCCAAGGCGATTTCGGGCTCGCTGGTGCGGCTGGCGCGCGGGCTCCATGAGGTGGGCGTGCGCGGCGTGCTCGCCTACGCGGTGTCGGATCGCCAGGGGGCGCTCGGGCGCGAGGAGGGGCTGGAGGAGACGGTCAGCTTCGCGAAGAAGGCGAAGGGGCGCTTCCGGGGACAGGTGGGCGCGGCGCCGTGCTTCACGATCGGGCCGGATGCGCTGTCAGGCCTGGCGGAGGCGCTGAAGGCGCTGGGTGATGGCGGCCTGCACCTGCCGCTGGCGGAGGACCCGCTCGATGAGCGCCTGTCCAACGAGAACTACGGTGCCTCGCCGGTTTCGCGGTTGCTGGAGGCGGGCCTGCTGTCGCCCAAGAGCCAACTGGCGCACGTGGGCCACCTGGACTGGGCGGACCTGGCGCAGGTGATTGCCACCGGTGCGTGGCTGGTGCACACGCCGCGCGCCAACCAGGGGCTGGAGGTGGGGTACGCGCCGGCACTGAAGTTCGGGGCCCGGGCCACGCTGGGCGCGGATGGCGTGTCGGCGGACCTGTTCGCGGAGGCGCAGGCGGCGTACCTGCGCTCACGTGAGGCGGGGCAGCCCATCGATGTGCTGCGCTACCTGGCCAACGGGCACCGCATGGCGTCGCAGATTTTCGACGCATCGGTGGGGCCCATGCGCGAGGGCTCGCTCGCCGACCTGCTCATCCTGGACTACCTGCCGGCCACGCCGCTGACGGCGGAGAACCTGGCCTGGCACGTGGTGTTCGGCCTGGGCAGCCGGCACGTGGAGGCGGTGATGGTGGATGGCGTGTGGCGCATGTGGGCGCGCCGGCCGCTGTCGGTGAGCCCCTCCGTGGTGGCGGAGCAGGCGCGCGAGGCCGCGTCGGCGGTGTGGGCGCGGATGGCGGAGGCGGCGAAGAAGTAG
- a CDS encoding extracellular catalytic domain type 1 short-chain-length polyhydroxyalkanoate depolymerase, with product MPERTACTGLTVGPGTYDWTVEHDGRTRNYRVHVPPGYDATRPTAAVVAFHGLGSNEVEMEGLTRLSTLADTEGFLAVYPRGLSTSEINHQGTDGPYRGWNAGACCGPAWTAKVDDVGFVDTLLADLDTRVCVDTRRTFATGLSNGGFFSYQLACRRASRFAAIAPVAGMEGATPCNPSRPVPVLHMHGTADPVIRYQGGNNLGIFGGAYPSAEESVRRWAERNGCTGPTVETYQQGDSTCTAATGCSPESATASLCTVQGGQHTWPGFTDFNHGGTPHLDATREAWKFFQARPRP from the coding sequence GTGCCGGAGCGCACGGCCTGCACCGGCCTCACGGTAGGGCCCGGCACCTACGACTGGACGGTGGAGCACGACGGGCGCACCCGCAACTACCGCGTCCACGTCCCCCCGGGCTACGACGCCACCCGGCCCACCGCTGCCGTGGTGGCCTTCCATGGACTCGGCTCCAACGAGGTGGAGATGGAGGGGCTGACGCGCCTGTCCACGCTGGCCGACACAGAGGGCTTCCTCGCCGTGTATCCCCGGGGCCTCAGCACCTCCGAAATCAATCACCAGGGGACTGACGGCCCCTACCGGGGGTGGAACGCGGGCGCGTGCTGCGGCCCCGCCTGGACGGCCAAGGTCGATGACGTGGGCTTCGTGGACACGTTGCTGGCGGACCTGGACACGCGCGTGTGCGTGGACACGCGCCGGACCTTCGCCACGGGCTTGTCCAACGGTGGCTTCTTCTCGTACCAACTGGCCTGCCGGCGCGCGAGCCGCTTCGCCGCCATCGCCCCCGTGGCGGGCATGGAGGGCGCCACGCCCTGCAACCCGTCGCGCCCCGTGCCGGTGCTGCACATGCACGGCACCGCCGACCCGGTCATCCGCTACCAGGGTGGCAACAACCTGGGCATCTTCGGCGGCGCCTACCCGTCCGCCGAGGAGTCCGTGCGCCGCTGGGCCGAGCGCAACGGCTGTACGGGTCCCACCGTGGAGACGTACCAGCAGGGCGACAGCACCTGCACCGCCGCCACCGGGTGCAGCCCGGAGTCCGCCACCGCGTCCCTGTGCACGGTGCAGGGCGGCCAGCACACCTGGCCCGGCTTCACGGACTTCAATCACGGCGGCACACCCCACCTGGACGCCACGCGGGAAGCGTGGAAGTTCTTCCAGGCACGCCCCCGGCCCTGA